The following proteins are co-located in the Diaphorobacter sp. HDW4B genome:
- a CDS encoding Bug family tripartite tricarboxylate transporter substrate binding protein, with protein sequence MLQLAMLGLATCAAMPMAAHADTWPSKPITLVVPFPPGGPTDMVARVLAQNVGEQLGQSVIVDNKPGANGNIGNAFVAKAAADGYTVLYNTSSIALSPALYKKLSYNVNTELAPVALTAVVPLALVVNPKAPVNSVAEFVKYAKDQKGKLSYGSAGNGNVTHLAAFQLVQHYGIEATHVPYKGSAPADVDLVAGQIDFLTDTINSVSAFIKDGKLKLLAVSTSKRLPNFPQAPTLAESGMTGYESGAWQGVMVPAKTPKEVVDKLNAAINKALKDPEVLKKLAIQSTEPLGSTPAEYGAYIKKEIARWDSVVKSTGVSLD encoded by the coding sequence ATGCTGCAACTGGCCATGCTGGGACTCGCCACCTGCGCCGCCATGCCCATGGCTGCCCATGCCGACACCTGGCCCAGCAAGCCGATCACGCTGGTCGTGCCGTTCCCGCCCGGAGGCCCCACCGACATGGTTGCCCGCGTGCTGGCGCAGAACGTGGGCGAGCAACTGGGTCAGTCCGTCATCGTGGACAACAAACCCGGCGCGAACGGCAATATAGGCAACGCCTTCGTCGCCAAGGCGGCGGCCGATGGCTACACGGTGCTCTACAACACTTCGTCGATCGCGCTCAGCCCGGCGCTGTACAAAAAGCTCAGCTACAACGTGAACACCGAGCTGGCTCCGGTCGCGCTCACCGCCGTCGTGCCGCTGGCGCTGGTCGTCAACCCCAAGGCGCCGGTCAACTCGGTGGCCGAGTTCGTGAAGTACGCCAAGGACCAAAAAGGCAAGCTCTCCTACGGCTCGGCAGGCAACGGCAATGTCACGCATCTCGCGGCGTTTCAACTGGTGCAGCACTACGGGATCGAGGCCACCCATGTGCCGTACAAGGGCAGCGCCCCAGCCGACGTGGATCTGGTCGCGGGGCAGATCGACTTTCTGACCGACACCATCAACTCCGTCTCTGCCTTCATCAAGGACGGCAAGCTCAAGCTGCTGGCGGTGTCCACGTCCAAGCGACTGCCCAATTTCCCGCAAGCCCCGACGCTCGCCGAAAGCGGCATGACGGGTTACGAGTCGGGCGCGTGGCAAGGCGTGATGGTTCCGGCCAAGACGCCCAAGGAAGTGGTCGACAAGCTGAACGCCGCCATCAACAAGGCGCTCAAAGACCCCGAAGTGCTCAAGAAGCTCGCGATCCAAAGCACCGAACCGCTGGGCTCCACGCCTGCGGAGTACGGCGCGTACATCAAGAAGGAAATCGCGCGCTGGGATTCGGTGGTCAAGAGCACTGGTGTGTCGCTGGATTGA